From the genome of Neomonachus schauinslandi chromosome 5, ASM220157v2, whole genome shotgun sequence, one region includes:
- the NCKAP5L gene encoding nck-associated protein 5-like, whose translation MSEAMDQPAGSPGKPRPGEGGDSGMEPGTCQELLHRLRELEAENSALAQANENQRETYERCLDEVANHVVQALLNQKDLREECIKLKKRVFELERQNQMLSALFQQKLQLTTGSLPQIPLAPLQPPSELPASPSLSSAEGPTTLLPLGHCAGQREVCWEQQLRPGGPGPPGPPAAPPPALDALSPFLRKKAQILEVLRALEETDPLLLCSPATPWRPPGEGPGSPEPINGELCGPPQPEPSSWAPYLLLGPGSLGGLLHWERLLGGPGEEEGAGRPWGPGRGSSQAQGTGSGPPCAPGSSSSSSSDEAGDPNEAPSPDTLLGALARKQLNLGQLLEDTESYLQAFLAGAAGPLNGDQPGPAQPSSPDQGPPQLSKSKGLPKSAWGGGTPEAHRPGFGATSEGQGPLPFLSMFMGAGDAPLGLRPGHPYSSSQVKSKLQIGPPSPGEVQGPLLPSPARGLKFLKLPPASEKVPSPGGPQLSPQLPRNSRIPCRHSGSDGSPSPLLARRGLSGGELSPEGAQGLPTSPSPCSAALDSAQLRPPQPALSTTLSPGPVVSPCYENILDLSRSTFRGPSPEPPPSPLQVPTYPQLTLEVPRAPEVLRSPGAPSSPCLPESCSYGNAQEKSLDKAGSESPHPGRRTPSSSSKKPSQGAGRRPGDPGYTPLRDRLAALGKLKTGPEGPEKNGVPARPGTEKVRGAGRSAESPGDVAPPTPRPPEGPEAKGALRGAVALGTSSLKQQDPGLLGDPGARVYSSHSMGARVDLEPVSPRSCLTKVELAKSRLAGALCPQVPRTPAKVPTSAPSLGKPNKSPHGSPTKLPSKSPTKVVPRPGAPPTTKEPPKPDKGKGPPWADCGGAPAQPPSPAPGPADPSQGPDGRAPHSAIEEKVMKGIEENVLRLQGQERAPGAEAKHRNASSIASWFGLKKSKLPALNRRAEAAKSKEAAGGGSPLRKEVKMEARKLEAESLNISKLMAKAEDLRRALEEEKAYLSSRARPRPGGPAPGPSTGLGQVQGQLAGMYQGADTFMQQLLNRVDGKELPPKNWREPKPEYGDFQPVSSDPKNPWPACGPRNGLVGPLQSCGKPPGKPNSEPGRREEMPSEDSLAEPVPTSHFTACGSLTRTLDSGIGTFPPPDHGSNGTPSKNLPKTKPPRLDPPPGVPPARPPPLTKVPRRAHTLEREVPGIEELLVSGRHPSMSAFPALLTAAPGHRGHQTCPDDPCEDPGPPPPVQLAKNWTFPNARAANSSADPFLCPSRQLEGLPRTPMALPMDQKRSLEPSRPAPTPQGPAFGGSRTPSTSDVGEEGRVASGGPPGLETSESLSDSLYDSLSSCGSQG comes from the exons ATGTCGGAGGCCATGGACCAGCCCGCTGGGAGCCCTGGAAAGCCGAGGCCGGGAGAGGGTGGTGACAGTGGCATGGAACCGGGCACCTGCCAGGAGCTCCTGCACCGACTTCGGGAGCTAGAG GCAGAGAACTCGGCGCTTGCTCAGGCCAATGAAAACCAGCGGGAGACCTATGAACGCTGTCTAGATGAG GTTGCCAACCATGTGGTGCAGGCACTGCTAAACCAGAAG GACCTGCGGGAGGAGTGCATCAAGCTGAAGAAGAGGGTGTTTGAGCTGGAACGGCAGAACCAGATGCTGAGCGCCCTGTTTCAGCAGAAACTCCAGCTGACGACAGGCTCCCTCCCTCAG ATCCCACTCGCGCCGCTCCAGCCGCCTTCAGAGCTACCGGCCTCTCCCTCCCTGAGCTCTGCCGAGGGACCGACCACCCTGCTGCCGCtggggcactgtgctgggcagagAGAG GTGTGTTGGGAGCAGCAGCTGCGGCCAGGAGGCCCAGGACCCCCGGGACCCCCGGCCGCCCCACCCCCGGCACTGGATGCCCTGTCCCCGTTCCTTCGAAAGAAAGCGCAGATCCTGGAGGTGCTGAGAGCCCTGGAAGAAACTGACCCCTTGCTTCTTTGCTCGCCTGCCACCCCATGGCGGCCCCCAGGCGAGGGTCCCGGCTCCCCAGAGCCGATCAACGGCGAGCTGTGTGGCCCGCCCCAGCCTGAACCCTCCTCCTGGGCCCCCTACCTGCTCCTAGGCCCTGGTAGCCTGGGAGGCCTGCTACACTGGGAGCGCCTCTTGGGGggcccaggggaggaagagggtgcTGGGCGGCCCTGGGGCCCTGGTAGGGGCTCCTCCCAGGCCCAAGGCACTGGCTCTGGGCCACCCTGTGCCCCAGGCAGCAGCAGCTCCTCCTCCTCGGATGAGGCAGGTGACCCCAACGAGGCACCCAGCCCTGACACCCTGCTTGGGGCCCTGGCCCGCAAACAGTTGAACCTGGGCCAGCTCCTTGAGGACACAGAGTCTTACCTACAGGCCTTCTTGGCCGGGGCTGCAGGCCCACTCAACGGGGACCAGCCAGGTCCCGCGCAGCCATCTTCCCCAGACCAGGGCCCCCCACAGCtatccaagtccaaaggcctccCCAAGtcagcttggggtgggggtaCCCCAGAGGCCCACAGGCCGGGCTTTGGTGCTACCTCAGAGGGCCAGgggcccctccccttcctcagcaTGTTCATGGGTGCGGGTGATGCCCCCCTGGGCTTGCGGCCTGGCCACCCCTACTCCTCATCTCAGGTGAAAAGCAAGCTCCAAATTGGCCCCCCTTCTCCTGGGGAAGTCCAGGGACCCCTTCTGCCCTCTCCAGCTAGAGGTCTCAAGTTTCTAAAGCTGCCTCCAGCTTCGGAGAAGGTCCCCAGCCCAGGAGGCCCCCAGCTCAGCCCCCAGCTTCCCCGGAACTCCCGAATCCCCTGTCGCCACAGTGGTTCTGATGgcagcccctccccgctgctGGCCCGCAGGGGTCTGAGTGGAGGAGAGCTGTCCCCGGAGGGAGCACAGGGCCTGCCCAccagcccttccccctgctctgcagctCTGGACTCTGCACAGCTCAGACCTCCCCAGCCAGCGTTGTCCACCACGCTGTCCCCGGGACCCGTGGTCTCTCCCTGCTATGAGAACATCCTGGACCTTTCCCGGAGCACCTTTAGGGGGCCTTCCCCAGAGCCACCTCCATCCCCACTGCAGGTACCCACCTACCCACAATTAACTCTGGAGGTGCCACGGGCCCCTGAGGTCCTCAGAAGTCCTGGAGCTCCCTCCAGCCCTTGCCTCCCAGAATCCTGCTCCTATGGGAATGCCCAGGAGAAGAGTTTGGACAAAGCCGGTTCGGAGTCTCCCCATCCTGGCCGCCGGACCCCTAGCAGCTCATCTAAGAAGCCCAGCCAGGGGGCAGGGCGGCGACCTGGGGATCCTGGCTACACCCCTCTGCGGGACAGACTGGCAGCCCTGGGGAAACTGAAGACTGGCCCCGAAGGGCCAGAGAAAAACGGGGTGCCAGCCAGGCCTGGCACCGAGAAGGTGCGGGGAGCAGGGAGGTCAGCGGAGAGCCCTGGAGACGTGGCGCCTCCCACCCCCCGGCCTCCTGAGGGGCCAGAAGCCAAGGGGGCCCTGCGGGGGGCAGTGGCCTTAGGCACGAGCAGCCTGAAGCAGCAAGACCCTGGGCTCCTGGGGGACCCCGGGGCCCGAGTCTACTCCTCCCACTCCATGGGGGCCCGGGTGGACCTGGAGCCCGTCTCACCAAGGAGCTGCCTCACCAAAGTGGAGCTGGCCAAGAGCCGGCTGGCAGGGGCCCTGTGCCCCCAGGTACCCCGCACCCCTGCCAAAGTGCCCACCTCAGCCCCCAGCCTTGGCAAGCCCAATAAGAGCCCCCATGGCAGCCCGACGAAGCTACCTTCCAAGTCCCCCACCAAGGTGGTACCCCGCCCGGGGGCCCCACCGACCACCAAGGAGCCCCCTAAGCCTGACAAGGGGAAGGGCCCACCGTGGGCCGACTGCGGCGGCGCTCCGGCCCAGCCTCcgtcccctgcccctggccctgcagACCCAAGCCAAGGCCCCGACGGCCGGGCCCCGCACTCGGCCATCGAGGAGAAGGTGATGAAGGGCATCGAGGAGAACGTGCTGCGGCTCCAGGGCCAGGAGCGGGCACCGGGCGCCGAGGCCAAGCACCGCAACGCCAGCAGCATCGCCAGCTGGTTCGGCCTGAAGAAGAGCAAGCTGCCGGCGCTGAACCGGCGCGCAGAGGCCGCCAAGAGCAAGGAAGCGGCCGGCGGGGGCTCCCCGCTCCGGAAGGAGGTCAAGATGGAAGCCCGGAAGCTGGAGGCCGAGAGCCTCAACATCTCCAAGCTGATGGCTAAGGCGGAAGACCTCCGCCGGGcactggaggaggagaaggcCTACCTGAGCAGCCGAGCCCGGCCGCGGCCCGGAGGACCGGCTCCAGGACCGAGTacggggctggggcaggtgcaGGGCCAGCTGGCTGGCATGTACCAGGGCGCGGACACCTTCATGCAGCAGCTGCTCAACAG GGTGGATGGCAAGGAGCTGCCGCCCAAGAACTGGCGGGAGCCCAAACCCGAGTATGGCGATTTCCAGCCAGTGTCCTCTGACCCCAAGAACCCCTGGCCAGCCTGTGGGCCTCGAAATGGCCTGGTGGGGCCTCTTCAGAGCTGTGGAAAACCTCCTGGAAAG CCGAACAGCGAGCCGGGAAGGCGGGAAGAGATGCCCTCAGAGGACAGCCTGGCTGAGCCAGTGCCCACCTCACACTTCACAG cctgtggCTCCTTGACTCGAACCCTGGACAGTGGCATTGGGACCTTTCCACCCCCAGACCATGGCAGCAATGGGACCCCCAGCAAGAATCTTCCCAAGACAAAGCCACCACGGCTGGACCCCCCACCCGGAGTGCCCCCGGCTCGGCCCCCACCCCTTACCAAAGTCCCCCGCCGTGCCCACACGCTGGAGCGTGAGGTGCCAGGCATAGAGGAGCTGCTGGTGAGCGGGCGGCACCCTAGCATGTCAGCCTTCCCCGCGCTGCTCACCGCCGCTCCGGGCCACCGGGGCCATCAGACCTGTCCTGACG ATCCCTGTGAAGACCCAGGCCCTCCCCCTCCTGTCCAGCTGGCTAAGAACTGGACCTTCCCCAACGCGAGGGCAGCCAACAGCTCCGCTGACCCTTTTCTATGCCCATCCCGACAATTGGAGGGGCTGCCCAGGACCCCCATG gcCCTGCCCATGGACCAGAAGCGGAGCCTGGAGCCCAGCCGCCCAGCCCCTACACCCCAGGGCCCGGCATTTGGAGGTAGCCGCACGCCCAGCACATCGGACGTGGGCGAGGAAGGAAGAGTGGCCAGTGGCGGCCCCCCAGGTCTGGAGACCTCAGAGTCTCTCAGTGACTCCCTCTACGATTCACTCTCCTCCTGTGGGAGTCAAGGCTGA